In Paenibacillus sp. FSL R7-0345, a single window of DNA contains:
- a CDS encoding ABC transporter ATP-binding protein has protein sequence MNLNVEHLTVSFSNINIVKDVSLKVRNKQFVGLIGPNGCGKSTLLKSIYKVIKPKQGDVFLADLDVIKASPKLVAQKLGVVGQFNELSFDFTVREMVAMGRTPHKGMLENDNKQDQDIVNGALRKVSLEGHADRSYNSLSGGEKQRVILARVLAQQPEFMILDEPTNHLDIKYQLQILNIVKKLDIGILAALHDLTLAAEYCDYLYVMKQGQVAASGKPEDILTKELIGQVFDVACETYRNPVTGALGIAYLETR, from the coding sequence ATGAATTTAAACGTTGAACATCTGACGGTTTCTTTTTCCAATATCAATATTGTCAAGGATGTATCGCTCAAGGTCCGTAACAAGCAATTTGTCGGCCTGATCGGACCAAACGGCTGCGGGAAATCCACGCTTCTGAAAAGCATTTATAAAGTCATCAAGCCCAAGCAGGGCGATGTCTTTCTCGCTGATCTGGATGTCATTAAGGCAAGCCCTAAGCTTGTTGCGCAAAAGCTCGGCGTTGTTGGCCAGTTCAATGAGCTGAGCTTTGATTTTACTGTACGTGAGATGGTCGCGATGGGCCGGACCCCGCATAAGGGGATGCTGGAGAACGACAATAAGCAGGACCAGGACATTGTTAACGGGGCCTTGCGCAAGGTTAGTCTGGAGGGGCATGCAGATCGCAGCTATAACTCCCTCTCAGGCGGTGAGAAGCAGCGTGTCATTCTGGCGCGTGTGCTGGCCCAGCAGCCGGAATTCATGATTCTCGACGAGCCGACCAACCATTTGGACATTAAATACCAGCTGCAGATTCTAAACATTGTCAAAAAGCTGGACATCGGCATCCTCGCCGCACTCCACGACCTTACACTTGCTGCCGAATACTGCGATTATCTGTATGTGATGAAGCAGGGACAGGTTGCCGCCAGCGGCAAGCCCGAGGACATTTTGACAAAAGAGCTGATCGGCCAGGTCTTCGACGTAGCCTGCGAAACCTATCGTAA